Proteins from one Kazachstania africana CBS 2517 chromosome 1, complete genome genomic window:
- the ZWF1 gene encoding glucose-6-phosphate dehydrogenase (similar to Saccharomyces cerevisiae ZWF1 (YNL241C); ancestral locus Anc_2.3), whose amino-acid sequence MSAIPKFDKNTVVVVFGASGDLAKKKTFPALFGLFREGYLDPSTKIIGYARSHLTKAELQSRITPHLKFNNVKDHEKITQDFFNLITYVSGNYDTDEGYNKLRQEIEIFESERQITQPHRLFYFALPPSVFLSVAKQIRKLLYADNGITRIIVEKPFGRDLETARELQNDLSPLFNEEEIYRIDHYLGKELVKNLIVLRFGNQFLNSAWNKDNIQSIQISFKEPFGTEGRGGYFDSIGIIRDVMQNHLLQVLTLLTMERPASFDPESVRDEKVNVLKAMEPIDVNDILIGQYGKSEDGKKPSYLDDETVKKGSKCITFAALAFHINNDRWRGVPIIMRAGKALNEGKVEIRLQYRDVPSGMFQNIPNNELVIRVQPNESVYMKFNAKTPGLSNESQVTDLDLTYAHRYQGFWVPEAYEALIRDALLGDHSNFVRDDELDVSWSLFTPLLNYLEGPDGPQPEIYPYGTRGPKGLKEYLKKHNYNVLENRSDYTWPITTPDDKK is encoded by the coding sequence ATGAGTGCAATCCCAAAATTCGATAAAAATACAGTCGTAGTAGTCTTTGGTGCTTCTGGTGACTTGGctaagaaaaaaactttCCCTGCCCTTTTCGGTCTATTTAGAGAAGGTTATTTAGACCCTTCCACTAAAATCATAGGTTACGCAAGATCACATCTGACTAAAGCTGAATTGCAATCAAGAATAACTCCACATCTCAAATTTAATAACGTTAAGGATCATGAAAAGATTACCCaagatttcttcaatttaaTCACATACGTATCAGGTAATTATGATACTGATGAAGGTTACAATAAATTGAgacaagaaattgaaatttttgaatcagAAAGACAAATTACTCAACCACATCGTCTATTCTATTTCGCTTTACCACCAAGTGTTTTCTTAAGTGTAGCTAAACAGATTAGAAAATTACTTTATGCTGATAATGGTATTACAAGAATTATCGTTGAAAAACCATTCGGTCGTGATTTAGAAACCGCAagagaattacaaaatgacTTAAGTCCccttttcaatgaagaagaaatttacAGAATTGATCATTACTTAGGTAAAGAACTagttaaaaatttaatagTATTGAGATTCGGTAATCAATTCCTGAATTCCGCTTGgaataaagataatattcaaagtatccaaatatctttcaaagaacCTTTTGGTACTGAAGGTAGAGGGGGTTATTTCGATTCCATAGGTATCATTAGAGATGTCATGCAAAATCATCTTTTACAAGTATTAACCTTATTAACGATGGAAAGACCTGCTTCATTCGATCCAGAATCTGTTCGTGATGAAAAAGTTAACGTATTAAAAGCAATGGAGCCAATTGACgttaatgatattttaattgGTCAATACGGTAAATCTGAAGATGGTAAAAAACCAAGTTATCTAGACGATGAAACTGTCAAAAAAGGTTCTAAATGTATCACTTTTGCCGCATTGGCTTTCCACATCAATAACGACCGTTGGAGAGGCGTCCCAATCATTATGAGAGCGGGTAAAGCTTTAAATGAAGGTAAAGTCGAAATTAGATTACAGTACAGAGATGTCCCATCCGGTATGTTCCAAaatataccaaataatgaattggTCATTAGAGTTCAACCAAATGAATCTGTCTACATGAAATTTAATGCAAAGACACCAGGTCTATCTAATGAATCACAAGTTACCGATCTGGACTTGACTTACGCTCATAGATACCAAGGTTTCTGGGTCCCAGAAGCTTACGAAGCCTTAATCAGAGACGCCCTATTAGGTGATCATTCCAACTTCGTTAGGGATGATGAATTGGACGTCAGTTGGTCCTTATTTACTCCATTATTGAACTACTTGGAAGGTCCAGATGGTCCACAACCTGAAATTTATCCATACGGTACAAGAGGTCCAAAGGGTTTGAAAGagtatttgaaaaagcatAATTACAACGTATTGGAAAATCGTAGCGATTATACTTGGCCTATCACTACCCCagatgataaaaaataa
- the ATG2 gene encoding Atg2p (similar to Saccharomyces cerevisiae ATG2 (YNL242W); ancestral locus Anc_2.1): protein MGFWFSQGIQKRLLLYLLQQISLFSNLNLTNIDVSLGSKSKFSFKDVDLSVSEIEIPHIVVRSGKVQFLDLELTVSGGLDVKGKGISVDIHIPKCRPDSADSDSVGYSFSLAKSMHDLANSLVNLEEVQPTGEATIQIDDDTFDGLKKPSTLESVRNKVLNSALGNLSVILQDITIIVLDDDDEQILQQKLDKIRFTSKENNIRSILIEGVEISHFTGKEQQKYGDAPISEDNQLRDAMCSSKIGDASLYMSALDVQSLSIVENDKTSNKKLLNINKVSILFQGLASVSDLSILNLEIDVEHVDIHLENIIKITDTLFFNIMQIVMKELSSKQDVKNEDKFQQDVTKTLGYRRFQKEQADGTFNFLSFVRVNIISIHIVSGIALSFAQTYMNQLSNGDYIVKINSLGSGGNTLGSKKSGPGPIFQAKIRQNIELEILDELDINLKIYEIPLLVSFLKQLQGFVASLRNKALPKQTKSRSPSNMETSFKSNDIAVSLEMGDYKLSILCHPLSFNSKQGLLKTKKIGLLKHDNNSFKESLKLSDVSLSFYKNPQELGSFTKTLEESIVYTNILGNINHISVKDELNELQDLIADLSNLLSSVDMSPEITKKTDKRQNLRKSVQILNSSSIIYKHRYTATLILVVSTISWKLQDTGPNQMLGSFKGECLHNSLILSETENSVIFHSRNLQMDRILPDKTKENIISVAKPSSQLKPVLYISLDYTSSTHETRVIFNNVSIHYYSKWLDIIKKAANRRTEIYNPGNSKENNQTTKTAIDLKIAESSIILHPYRLKACLLVAIDQLISKINLEEFNIRGMIKSGTLLLIDDVSHIKKTHRGRTSLLSTYYVHRGFSTAGRIESACFNLKKMVKYLDVTLQISYIGLSVCADAFHTLIQLCIDLKYPETFPDEKMYRVEPRNPIDVFENVDKNFFDNLRSPDVANSPTNTKRSISMVESFLNGLTASGSDYTGTREMVKEAKDSSSSQGNASINLHEDYIDLKSDQIVAQEDKPYSSSEEKLKDIAIKVNLDIKKIILKLFDGFDWKYTRRLITTTVDEVSETAANMAEVVESSPGEDNTNQMLETSIFESIYITADKKGKDSLEKNLNKTIQEELTSNDRLNLYPSKTYKASINAENLKVLLFNLNTDNPTEEESDNSVDLTNKIELSVEKFEIMDNVMTSTWNKFLAPLKNESSLQHYPMLSLNYDMVRPIDYLAAIESIIDIKIAPLRLHVDQNTLDFLTRFFEFKDRRFQLIDEYPEQIFIQKFCMNRVKVKLDYKPKKVDYNGLKSGHASEFMNFFTLDGSTILLKDVKLIGVNGFEELGTILKNIWTPDITKKQLGGVIEGISPIKTLMSLSTGIKSLVTVLLSEYQNDDPHIRRTLKQNGNVFLRTTAGDFIKLSTKVVNGTQTILENTEELLGGKGMSLRAEYDLSTIDIDKLLCEDQLLGRNNPRVDGKGPTAVVIDASKSDSNNMVQPKIVSLYADQPLDIHKGLEEAYHSLEKHMSIAYNAIWRVRGDIRRNVQEGKGAKAAAVTVARAAPVAIIRPLIGATEALSKTLQGVVNQFNKEQAEDLKDKYKHIR, encoded by the coding sequence ATGGGATTCTGGTTTTCACAGGGTATTCAAAAGCGGCTCTTACTTTATCTACTGCAACAAATTTCGCTATTCTCAAATCTAAATTTAACAAATATTGATGTTTCTTTAGGttccaaatcaaaattCTCATTTAAAGACGTTGATCTGTCGGTTTCAGAAATTGAGATACCCCACATCGTCGTAAGATCTGGGAAGGTTCAGTTTCTGGACCTAGAATTGACAGTTTCAGGAGGTCTAGATGTGAAAGGTAAAGGAATATCAGTGGATATTCATATTCCTAAATGCAGACCAGATTCTGCTGATAGTGATTCGGTAGGTTATTCATTTTCTCTTGCGAAGAGTATGCATGACCTGGCTAACTCACTTGTCAATTTAGAGGAAGTACAGCCAACAGGAGAAGCCACTATTCAAATCGATGATGATACTTTTGACGGCCTGAAAAAACCTTCTACTTTGGAAAGCGTACGAAATAAAGTTTTAAATTCTGCATTAGGTAATCTATCAGTTATTCTACAAGATATCACCATTATTGTGCTggatgatgacgatgaacAAATACTTCAACAGAAGCTTGACAAGATACGATTTACAAGCAAGGAGAACAATATTAGATCAATTTTGATCGAAGGAGTCGAAATTTCGCATTTTACAGGAAAGGAGCAGCAAAAATATGGAGATGCTCCAATATCGGAGGATAATCAACTTCGGGACGCTATGTGCTCATCAAAAATCGGCGACGCATCACTTTATATGAGCGCATTAGATGTACAATCTCTATCAATTGTGGAAAACGATAAAACTTCGAATAAGAAActattaaatataaataaagTCTCAATTCTCTTCCAGGGATTAGCCTCAGTAAGCGATCTGAGCATCTTAAACCTGGAAATAGATGTTGAACATGTAGATATTCATCtggaaaatatcattaaaataACCGACACTCTcttctttaatattatGCAAATAGTCATGAAAGAGTTATCTTCCAAACAAGATGTCAAGAATGAGgataaatttcaacaaGATGTTACAAAAACCCTTGGCTATAGGCGATTTCAAAAGGAGCAAGCCGATGGAACTTTTAACTTTCTATCTTTTGTGAGAGTAAACATCATTAGTATTCACATAGTATCTGGCATAGCGTTATCATTTGCACAGACGTACATGAACCAGCTTAGTAACGGTGACTATATCGTTAAAATAAACTCTTTAGGATCTGGCGGAAATACTCTAGGCTCCAAAAAGAGTGGACCAGGACCTATCTTCCAAGCTAAAATACGgcaaaatattgaattagaGATATTGGATGAATTAGAcataaatttaaaaatatatgaGATACCATTACTTGTCTCCTTCCTTAAACAACTCCAAGGTTTTGTGGCATCTTTAAGAAACAAAGCACTACCAAAACAGACAAAAAGCAGAAGCCCCTCAAATATGGAAACTTCTTTTAAAAGTAATGACATAGCCGTTTCATTAGAGATGGGTGATTATAAGCTTTCTATCCTGTGCCACCCGTTatcttttaattcaaaACAAGGCTTATTgaagacaaaaaaaataggGCTTTTGAAGCATGATAACAATAGTTTTAAAGAAAGCTTGAAGTTAAGCGAcgtttcattatcattttataaaaatcCGCAGGAATTGGGTTCTTTCACCAAAACTTTGGAAGAATCCATAGTGTACACCAATATACTTGGAAACATAAATCATATCTCTGTCAAAGATGAGCTGAATGAATTACAAGATTTAATAGCTGATTTATCAAACCTTCTTAGCTCTGTAGATATGTCTCCAGAAATCACTAAAAAGACTGACAAGCGTCAAAATTTAAGGAAAAGTGTACAGATTCTAAATTCTTCTAGCATTATTTATAAACATCGTTACACTGCTACTTTGATACTAGTGGTAAGTACGATATCGTGGAAGCTACAAGACACGGGACCAAATCAAATGCTAGGGTCATTTAAGGGGGAATGTTTACACAATTCATTAATACTTTCAGAAACAGAAAACTcagtaatttttcattctaGGAACCTTCAGATGGATAGAATTCTTCCAGACAAAACTAAAGAAAACATCATTTCGGTAGCAAAGCCCTCTTCTCAACTCAAACCTGTGCTATATATATCTCTTGATTACACTTCATCAACTCATGAAACAAGagttattttcaataatgtaTCAATACATTACTACTCCAAATGGTTAGATATAATTAAGAAAGCTGCCAACCGGCGGACTGAGATTTATAATCCCGGGAACTCGAAGGAGAATAATCAAACCACCAAAACTGCGATCGATTTGAAGATAGCAGAGAGTTCTATCATCCTGCATCCATACAGACTTAAGGCATGTCTCCTGGTTGCAATAGATCAACTTATTTCGAAAATTAACttagaagaatttaacATCAGGGGAATGATTAAAAGCGGGACTTTACTATTAATTGACGATGTTTCTCATATTAAGAAAACACATAGGGGTCGAACCTCTCTACTATCTACATATTACGTTCACAGAGGTTTTTCGACAGCGGGTAGGATAGAGTCAGCATGCTTtaatctgaaaaaaatggtgaaaTACCTAGATGTCACGTTACAAATAAGTTATATTGGCCTGTCAGTCTGTGCAGATGCTTTTCATACATTGATTCAACTATGCATTGATTTAAAATACCCAGAAACCTTTCCAGACGAAAAGATGTACAGGGTCGAACCGCGGAATCCAATTGACGTCTTTGAGAATGTTGATAAAaacttttttgataatctGAGGTCTCCCGATGTTGCTAATTCACCAACAAATACTAAAAGATCTATTAGTATGGTGGAAAGCTTTCTTAATGGTCTAACTGCAAGCGGAAGCGATTATACTGGTACTCGTGAAATGGTCAAAGAGGCAAAGGATTCCTCCAGCTCTCAAGGTAACGCTAGTATCAATCTACACGAAGACTACATAGACCTGAAGAGTGATCAAATAGTTGCGCAAGAAGATAAGCCCTATTCGTCATCAGAAGAAAAGCTGAAAGACATAGCAATAAAAGTTAACCTTGatattaagaaaattattttgaaattattcGATGGATTTGACTGGAAATATACAAGGAGGCTTATAACAACTACTGTCGATGAAGTAAGTGAAACTGCAGCCAATATGGCTGAAGTAGTTGAATCATCACCAGGAGAGGACAATACCAACCAAATGTTGGAGACGTccatttttgaatcaatatACATTACTGCAGATAAAAAGGGTAAAGACTCcttagaaaaaaatttgaataaaacaATACAGGAAGAACTTACAAGCAATGATAGACTGAATCTGTACCCATCTAAAACATACAAAGCTTCAATTAATGcggaaaatttgaaagttcTTTTATTCAATCTCAATACCGACAATCCtacagaagaagaatctgaCAATTCTGTAGATTTgacaaataaaattgagCTCAGTGtcgaaaaatttgaaattatggATAATGTCATGACTTCTACATGGAATAAGTTTTTGGCACCATTAAAAAACGAGTCTTCACTACAGCATTATCCAATGTTGTCATTAAACTATGATATGGTGAGGCCCATCGACTATCTGGCCGCTATCGAGTCAATTATTGATATCAAAATAGCCCCTTTAAGGCTGCATGTCGACCAAAATACACTAGATTTTCTGACCAGATTTTTTGAGTTTAAAGATCGGAGATTTCAGTTGATTGATGAATATCCGGAACAgattttcattcaaaaattttgtatgAACAGGGTTAAAGTCAAACTCGATTATAAACCGAAGAAAGTAGATTATAACGGATTAAAATCCGGGCATGCTTCAGAGtttatgaattttttcacACTAGATGGTTCTAcgattttattgaaagatgtCAAATTAATTGGCGTCAATGGATTTGAAGAACTGGGtacaatattgaaaaatatctgGACTCCTgatattacaaaaaaacAGCTAGGAGGCGTGATTGAAGGAATATCTCCTATAAAGACGCTTATGTCACTGAGTACCGGTATCAAATCGTTAGTTACCGTTTTGCTATCAGAATATCAAAATGACGATCCTCATATAAGGAGGACGCTCAAACAAAATGGGAATGTCTTTTTGAGAACTACAGCTGgtgattttattaaattgaGTACTAAAGTTGTAAATGGTACACAGACGATACTGGAAAATACCGAAGAGCTACTAGGTGGGAAAGGGATGAGTTTGAGAGCAGAATACGATCTGAGTACTATTGATATAGATAAACTCTTATGCGAAGATCAGTTACTTGGAAGAAACAATCCAAGGGTTGATGGTAAAGGTCCTACGGCTGTTGTCATCGATGCATCGAAATCAGATAGTAATAACATGGTACAACCCAAGATTGTTAGTCTATACGCGGATCAACCTTTAGATATCCACAAAGGGTTGGAAGAAGCATATCATTCGTTAGAAAAGCACATGTCAATCGCTTATAATGCCATCTGGAGGGTTCGTGGAGATATCAGAAGGAATGTTCAGGAGGGCAAAGGAGCGAAAGCTGCAGCTGTAACTGTTGCACGAGCAGCTCCAGTTGCTATAATAAGGCCGTTAATAGGTGCTACGGAAGCTTTATCTAAGACATTACAGGGTGTTGTGaatcaattcaataaagaGCAGGCAGAAGATTTAAAAGATAAGTACAAGCATATAAGATGA